Below is a genomic region from Pyrococcus kukulkanii.
GGGATTGTCATGATCGGAGTAGTTACATTTACCGACCCTAGACCAACAGCTTTATCTGAGGAGAGGGAGGAAGCAATTAAACAAAAGCATAATTCCTTAATTAAGGAATTGTCTAATGAATTTGAGGTTCTCGATATAAACGCCGAGCTTGGGAAATACGAGGGAGAAGTCTTTGGGATAAACAGCATTGAAGAGGCTATAAAGGCTGGAAGGATCGCTAAATCTAAGGGCATTTCTGGAGTTATTCTAGGACTGTGGCACTGGACCGAGAGCAACCTAGTTACGTACTTCCTTAAGGAAGCGAACTTACCAGTTCTCCTGTACTCGGATGGGGATCCAGCTTGGGCAGGGGCAACTTGCGTTACATCAGTTGGAGCCTCTCTGTGGGAAAGTAGCGTTAATGAGCACGCCTTAAGGCACTCTAGGATTATCGGGGACGTAGAACTGGTTAAATCCTGGGCTAGAGCCGTTGAAGCGGTAAGTGAACTTTCAAAGAAAAGGTTATTGCTCTTTGGAAGCCCCTACACCCTTGGGATGGAGCATTTAATGGATGACCTCCCAAGGCTCAAGAGGTTTATTGGAGACTTCATAATGCTTGATCAGTATGTAATACTCCACGAGGATGTAAGTGAAGAGGACGTTGAGAGGTTCTATGGCTGGCTACTTGAGAAGATGAAGGTTAAGTTCGATGAAAAAATGCTAACCCCAGATTCGCTAAAGAGGCAGATAAGGATTTATCTAGGTGCCAAAAAAGTCTGGGAGAGATATAAGGATGAAGTTGCAGGGATCTCGATAAAGTGCCAGCCAGAGCTGAGTGAGATCTATGGAACCACAGCCTGCTTAATCCCGGCTTTCTTCCCGTTTAATGCTGATGCATTCGGAGAGAAACCGATAGTTCCAGCAACCTGCGAGGGTGATATCAAGGGAACAATAAGCTCCTCTCTCCTGTACTACCTGAGCGGAAAGCCTCCTTTGTTCGGCGATATAAAGTACGTTGATGATGAGATAATAATAATAGCCAACTGCGGTGCCTCTTCCCTATATTATGCTAGGCTTAGCGATGATCCGGAGGAAAACCTCAGAGCCGTAACTGTACAGGGCCAGTGTCAGGGAAAGAGTGGAGGGGCCCTAACCTACAGAACCCCTCCAGCGGAGTTTACGGTTACGAGACTTATAAGGAGGAACGGGGAATATTATCTGCTGTACTTCCTCACTGAAGGCGTTGAGATAACGGAGGAGATTGAGAAAAAGCTCAAGTGGGGTAAACAGTGGCCACACACAGCAATAAAGAACCCCCTCGATGCTCAGGAATTCATAAGCGTTATGGGTGCAAATCACTTAAGTCTCATTCCTGGGGACTACACTGAAGAGTTGAAGTTCGCCGCAAAGATTTGGGGTATTAAAGCTGTTGATCTTAACGATCCCCTTGACGTCAGGGAGTTTCTGCTTTGACCTTTCCATCTTTAACTTCAACGTTTATCCTAGACTTCAGCTTGAGGTCTGGGAGTGATGTTTTTCCGTTTTCCACGGCCACGGTTATGAAGGCGAATATTGCCGCTGCAGACCAAGCCTGTGGCTCATTTGCCCTCTCGACTTCGAAGGGAACTGGTGAATCGAGACCCGCATACAGCTCTGGAATCTTGTTGAGGCTATGAAGTGCATCCACAACTCTCTTCCCTACTCCATCGGCCTTCTCCTGTTCTCCCACCCTGCAAAGACCCAAAGCTATTATTGCATTGTCGTGTGGCCATATGCTACCATTATGATAGCTGAAGGGGTCATAAGCCTCCTCATTCTCTCCCAGGGTTCTTATCCCCCACCTTGTCATTAGCTCCTGAGAGAACAGGGCTTCAATTATTTTCTCTGGATCATCTGCGATACCTGTAAAAAGGAGATGCCCCTGATTCGATGCTAAAACATCTAAATCTGGGGTTAGTTTGTATCCCTTACTTCCTTTGAATGATTTATTGAACCTTCTTCTTAATTTCCTTGCTTTTTCCTTCGCTTCTTCAATTCCTAGGAACTCGTAAAAACCCATAAGTGCGGCATAGGCATATCCTTGTACTTCAACTAAAGCTATAGGGGGTTTTGCTCCAGGAACTCCCTCTTTTGAATCCTTCCATCCTTGATTCATTGGCTTAAATGGATTTGCAAAGTCATACTCAATGAATCCGTTCTCGAGCTTCATGATAATCCATTCATATGCTTTGAGCAGGGATTCTCTTATTTCCCGAATTAGCTTTTCGTCTCCTGTAGTTTTGAGATATTCCCAGGCAAGAAGAGCATATAGGGGAGTTGAGTCTATTGAACCATAATACGGAGAAAAGGGCATCTTCCCAGATAAGGACAACTCTCCAAACCTGAATTCATGTGGGATTTTCCCTGGTTCTTCAAGTGTTCTCATATCGAACTTTTTTCCTTGGAGCTTTGCTAATATTTTAAGTGTTCCTCTCGCGTACTCTGGGGCATATGGGAGCAGGAATAGTGAGGCTATTATTGAATCTCTCCCAAAGATACAGTAGTAATCTGGAATTCCCGCAAATAATGTTACGTTACCATCAATAATGACGCTTAGAAGGCTTATATGGTAAATAGCCTTTTTCAATAACCCATTTAGTCCCTCCCCCTTTATCTTGGGGTTATACCTCTCAATCGGAGGTAGAGCAGTTCCAAACTTTATACTTACCTTGATCTTCCCAAAAGACTTTGCCTTTATCCTTGGAATGTCAGATATGGAGACCTTAAACCATCTTTCAACTCCATCAATTCCCCTGTACGAGTACCCGTTTCCCTCCCTTTTTATCTCCCTTTTAATGGGTTGAGCTATTGCTCGTATCTCAAAGATATCCCTGAACTTTGGCTTTACCTCCACATTAACCTTTGGCTTCACATCTTTGCTTTCTGGATTGGCCATTATTATTTCTTCAATGTATTCACAGCTATTAAGTTGTCTAATTCTCTTATTTGGAAGGTTTACATCAACCTTAAGTTCGCAGAGTTCTGTATCATATGAGAACAGGGCTACCTTACTTCCTTCTACCTTTATAAATGCGGGCCCACTCGTCAGCATGCATTAATTTTGGATAAAATACTTTAAACTTCTCCTCCCTTTCAAGATGGGGGAGCGAAATGAAAGTTGAAGAGTTCATGAAGAGACATGGAATTGGGGTTGGTGATTATGTAAAGGTTGTCAAAGTTGAGGATGATGACAAGGTTGAATATGAGGGGCTTATAATGCCACCGTATGAGCTCTCCGAGGGAGACACCCTAGTTATAAAGCTTGATAATGGATACAACGTTGGGATCGCAGTTAATAAAATAGTATCCATAGAAGTCATTGAAAGAGCAAAGGCAAAACCTGAAGTCCACTTTAGGGCAGAGCTTGAACCTAAGCCTGGCCTTCCAAGCATTACAATCCTGGGGACTGGAGGGACTATAGCCAGTAGAATTGACTATGAGACAGGGGCAGTCTATCCAGCGTTCACGGCGGAAGAATTAGCTAAAGCAGTTCCGGAGATATTTGAGATAGCTAACGTTAAGCCAAAGCTGCTCTTCAACATCTTCAGCGAGGATATGAAGCCTTCACACTGGGTTAAGATAGCCCACGAAGTCGCAAAGGAACTAAATTCCGGAGCTTATGGAGTTGTCGTTGCCCATGGAACCGACACTATGGGCTACACTTCTGCGGCCTTAAGTTTCATGCTTAGGGATCTCAATAAGCCTGTAATATTGGTAGGTGCCCAGAGGAGCAGTGATAGGCCGAGTAGCGATGCCGCGATGAACCTGATATGCTCCGTTAGGATGGCAACTAGTGAAGTGGCAGAGGTAATGGTTGTGATGCACGGAGAGACTGGGGATACTTACTGCCTAGCTCACAGGGGAACCAAAGTGAGGAAGATGCACACGAGCAGAAGGGATGCTTTCAGGAGCATAAACGATATTCCAATAGCCAAGATATGGAGCGATGGCAGAATAGAGTTCTTGAGGGATGACTACAGGAGGAGGAGCGAGGGGGATGTTTGGGTTGACGATAAACTTGAGGAAAAAGTTGCCCTGGTGAAGATATACCCTGGTGTAAGCCCTGAGATAATAGACTTCTTTGTCGATAGAGGGTACAAGGGAATAGTTATAGAGGGGACTGGGCTAGGCCATACACCAAACGATATGATACCTTCAATAAGGAGGGCTGTGGAAGAGGGAGTTGCGGTGTGCATGACGAGCCAGTGTCTCTATGGAAGGGTAAATATGAATGTTTATGCAACTGGGAGAAAGCTACTGAAGGCTGGCGTTATACCCTGTGAGGATATG
It encodes:
- a CDS encoding L-fucose/L-arabinose isomerase family protein, translating into MIGVVTFTDPRPTALSEEREEAIKQKHNSLIKELSNEFEVLDINAELGKYEGEVFGINSIEEAIKAGRIAKSKGISGVILGLWHWTESNLVTYFLKEANLPVLLYSDGDPAWAGATCVTSVGASLWESSVNEHALRHSRIIGDVELVKSWARAVEAVSELSKKRLLLFGSPYTLGMEHLMDDLPRLKRFIGDFIMLDQYVILHEDVSEEDVERFYGWLLEKMKVKFDEKMLTPDSLKRQIRIYLGAKKVWERYKDEVAGISIKCQPELSEIYGTTACLIPAFFPFNADAFGEKPIVPATCEGDIKGTISSSLLYYLSGKPPLFGDIKYVDDEIIIIANCGASSLYYARLSDDPEENLRAVTVQGQCQGKSGGALTYRTPPAEFTVTRLIRRNGEYYLLYFLTEGVEITEEIEKKLKWGKQWPHTAIKNPLDAQEFISVMGANHLSLIPGDYTEELKFAAKIWGIKAVDLNDPLDVREFLL
- a CDS encoding amylo-alpha-1,6-glucosidase, with the protein product MLTSGPAFIKVEGSKVALFSYDTELCELKVDVNLPNKRIRQLNSCEYIEEIIMANPESKDVKPKVNVEVKPKFRDIFEIRAIAQPIKREIKREGNGYSYRGIDGVERWFKVSISDIPRIKAKSFGKIKVSIKFGTALPPIERYNPKIKGEGLNGLLKKAIYHISLLSVIIDGNVTLFAGIPDYYCIFGRDSIIASLFLLPYAPEYARGTLKILAKLQGKKFDMRTLEEPGKIPHEFRFGELSLSGKMPFSPYYGSIDSTPLYALLAWEYLKTTGDEKLIREIRESLLKAYEWIIMKLENGFIEYDFANPFKPMNQGWKDSKEGVPGAKPPIALVEVQGYAYAALMGFYEFLGIEEAKEKARKLRRRFNKSFKGSKGYKLTPDLDVLASNQGHLLFTGIADDPEKIIEALFSQELMTRWGIRTLGENEEAYDPFSYHNGSIWPHDNAIIALGLCRVGEQEKADGVGKRVVDALHSLNKIPELYAGLDSPVPFEVERANEPQAWSAAAIFAFITVAVENGKTSLPDLKLKSRINVEVKDGKVKAETP
- the gatD gene encoding Glu-tRNA(Gln) amidotransferase subunit GatD is translated as MKVEEFMKRHGIGVGDYVKVVKVEDDDKVEYEGLIMPPYELSEGDTLVIKLDNGYNVGIAVNKIVSIEVIERAKAKPEVHFRAELEPKPGLPSITILGTGGTIASRIDYETGAVYPAFTAEELAKAVPEIFEIANVKPKLLFNIFSEDMKPSHWVKIAHEVAKELNSGAYGVVVAHGTDTMGYTSAALSFMLRDLNKPVILVGAQRSSDRPSSDAAMNLICSVRMATSEVAEVMVVMHGETGDTYCLAHRGTKVRKMHTSRRDAFRSINDIPIAKIWSDGRIEFLRDDYRRRSEGDVWVDDKLEEKVALVKIYPGVSPEIIDFFVDRGYKGIVIEGTGLGHTPNDMIPSIRRAVEEGVAVCMTSQCLYGRVNMNVYATGRKLLKAGVIPCEDMLPETAYVKLMWVLGHTQDLNEVRNMMLTNYAGEITPYTKPNTYLI